The Felis catus isolate Fca126 chromosome X, F.catus_Fca126_mat1.0, whole genome shotgun sequence genome includes a region encoding these proteins:
- the PLXNA3 gene encoding plexin-A3 isoform X1, whose translation MPAVCLLLLVLLAVGGALGSGRPFPAFSVTDTTLTHLAVHRVTGEVFVGAVNRVFKLAPNLTELRAHVTGPVEDNARCYPPPSMRVCAHRLAPVDNVNKLLLIDYAARRLVACGSIWQGICQFLRLDDLFKLGEPHHRKEHYLSGAQEPDSMAGVIVEQARGPSKLFVGTAVDGKSEYFPTLSSRKLISDEDGADMFSLVYQDEFVSSQIKIPSDTLSLYPAFDIYYIYGFVSASFVYFLTLQLDTQQTLLDTAGEKFFTSKIVRMCAGDSEFYSYVEFPIGCSWRGVEYRLVQSAHLAKPGLLLAQALGVPPDEDVLFTVFSQGQKNRASPPRQTVLCLFTLSNINAHIRRRIQSCYRGEGTLALPWLLNKELPCINTPMQINGNFCGLVLNQPLGGLHVIEGLPLLADSSDGMASVAAYTYRRHSVVFIGTRTGSLKKVRVDGSQYAHLYETVPVVDGSPILRDLLFSPDHRHIYLLSEKQVSQLPVETCEQYMSCAACLGSGDPHCGWCVLQHRCCREGACPGASAPHGFAEELSKCVQVRVRPNNVSVTSPGVQLTVAVRNVPDLSVGVSCTFEEVAESEAVLLPSGELQCPSPSLRELRALTRGHGATRTVRLQLLSKETGVKFAGVDFVFYNCSVLRSCMSCVGSPYPCHWCKYRHVCTSHPQECSFQEGRVHSPEGCPEILPGGDLLIPVGVMQPLTLRAKNLPQPQSGQKNYECVVRVQGRQQRVPAVRFNSSSVQCQNASYSYEGDEYGDTELDFSVVWDGDFAIDKPATFRALLYKCWARRPSCGLCLKADPRFNCGWCVSEHRCQLRAHCPAPKTNWMHPSQKGARCSHPRIAQIHPLMGPKEGGTRVTIVGENLGLSYRDVGLRVAGVRCNPIPSEYVSAERIVCEMGESLVPSPPPGPAELCVGDCSADFRTQSEQLYSFVTPAFDRVSPGRGPASGGTRLTISGSSLDAGSRVTVTVRDGECQFVRRDAETIVCISPVSTLGPSQAPITLAIDRANISSPGVFYTYTQDPTVTRLEPTWSIINGSTAITVSGTHLLTVQEPRVRAKYRGIETTNTCQVINDTAMLCKAPGIFLGRPQPQAQGEHPDEFGFLLDHVQTARSLNRSSFTYYPDPSFEPLGPSGVLDVKPGSHVVLKGKNLIPAAAGSSRLNYTVLIGGQPCALTVSDTQLLCDSPSQTGRQPVMVLVGGLEFWLGTLHITAERALTLPAMVGLAVGGGLLLLAITAVLVAYKRKTQDADRTLKRLQLQMDNLESRVALECKEAFAELQTDINELTNHMDGVQIPFLDYRTYAVRVLFPGIEAHPVLKELDTPPNVEKALRLFGQLLHSRAFVLTFIHTLEAQSSFSMRDRGTVASLTMVVLHSRLDYATGLLKQLLADLIEKNLESKNHPKLLLRRTESVAEKMLTNWFTFLLHKFLKECAGEPLFLLYCAIKQQMEKGPIDAITGEARYSLSEDKLIRQQIDYKTLTLHCVFPESEGSTQVPVKVLNCDSVTQAKDKLLDAVYKGVPYSQRPKAEDMDLEWRQGRMARIILQDEDVTTKIECDWKRVNSLAHYQVTDGSLVALVPKQVCAYNMASSFTFTRSLSRYESLLRTASSPDSLRSRAPMITPDQETGTKLWHLVKNHDHADHREGDRGSKMVSEIYLTRLLATKGTLQKFVDDLFETVFSTAHRGSALPLAIKYMFDFLDEQADRRQISDPDVRHTWKSNCLPLRFWVNVIKNPQFVFDIHKNSITDACLSVVAQTFMDSCSTSEHRLGKDSPSNKLLYAKDIPNYKSWVERYYRDIAKMASISDQDMDAYLVEQSRLHASDFNILSALSELYFYVTKYRQEVLTALDRDASCRKHKLRQKLEQIISLVSGNS comes from the exons ATGCCTGCTGTCTGCCTCCTCTTGCTGGTCCTCCTTGCCGTGGGGGGGGCCCTGGGCAGCGGCaggcccttccctgccttctcGGTGACAGACACGACGCTCACACACCTGGCTGTGCACCGGGTGACCGGGGAGGTGTTCGTGGGTGCGGTGAACCGCGTCTTCAAGCTGGCCCCCAATCTGACTGAGCTGCGGGCGCACGTCACAGGGCCTGTTGAGGACAATGCTCGCTGCTACCCACCTCCCAGCATGCGAGTGTGTGCCCACCGCCTAGCACCTGTCGACAACGTGAACAAGCTGCTGCTCATAGACTATGCGGCCCGCCGCCTGGTGGCCTGCGGCAGCATCTGGCAAGGCATCTGCCAGTTCTTGCGCCTGGATGACCTCTTCAAGCTGGGTGAGCCGCACCACCGCAAGGAGCACTACCTGTCGGGAGCCCAGGAGCCTGACTCCATGGCTGGCGTCATTGTGGAGCAGGCTCGGGGGCCCAGCAAGCTGTTCGTGGGCACGGCCGTGGACGGCAAGTCTGAGTACTTCCCCACCCTCAGCTCGCGCAAGCTCATCAGCGACGAGGACGGGGCCGACATGTTCAGTCTG GTGTACCAGGACGAATTCGTCTCCTCGCAGATCAAGATCCCCTCAGACACGCTGTCCCTGTACCCTGCCTTTGACATCTACTACATCTACGGCTTTGTGAGCGCCTCCTTCGTGTACTTCCTGACGCTGCAGCTGGACACCCAGCAGACACTGCTCGACACGGCGGGCGAGAAATTCTTCACGTCCAAGATTGTGCGCATGTGCGCTGGGGACTCGGAGTTCTACTCGTACGTGGAGTTCCCCATCGGCTGCTCCTGGCGAGGCGTGGAGTACCGCCTGGTGCAGAGCGCCCACCTGGCCAAGCCCGGCCTGCTGCTGGCCCAGGCCCTGGGCGTGCCGCCCGACGAGGACGTCCTCTTCACGGTCTTCTCTCAGGGCCAGAAGAACCGGGCCAGCCCGCCACGGCAGACCGTCCTCTGCCTCTTCACCCTCAGCAACATCAACGCCCACATCCGGCGCCGCATCCAGTCCTGCTACCGGGGGGAGGGCACGCTGGCCCTGCCCTGGCTGCTGAACAAGGAGCTGCCCTGCATCAACACT CCCATGCAGATAAACGGAAACTTCTGCGGGCTGGTGTTGAACCAGCCACTGGGTGGCCTACACGTGATCGAGGGGCTGCCCCTGCTGGCTGACAGCAGCGATGGTATGGCCAGCGTGGCCGCCTACACCTACCGCCGGCACTCTGTGGTCTTCATTGGCACTCGTACCGGCAGTCTGAAGAAG GTCCGGGTTGACGGCTCCCAGTATGCCCACCTGTACGAGACAGTGCCCGTGGTGGATGGCAGCCCCATCCTTCGAGACCTGCTCTTCAGCCCCGACCACCGGCACATCTACCTCCTGAGTGAGAAGCAG GTGAGCCAGCTCCCGGTGGAGACGTGCGAGCAGTACATGAGCTGCGCGGCCTGCCTCGGCTCGGGGGACCCGCACTGCGGTTGGTGTGTGTTGCAGCACAG ATGCTGCCGTGAAGGAGCCTGTCCGGGTGCTTCCGCCCCCCATGGCTTCGCCGAGGAGCTGAGCAAGTGTGTCCAGGTGCGGGTCCGGCCCAACAATGTTTCAGTGACGTCACCCGGGGTGCAG CTGACCGTGGCCGTGCGCAACGTGCCAGACCTCAGCGTCGGCGTGAGCTGTACCTTTGAGGAGGTGGCGGAGAGCGAGGCCGTCCTGCTGCCCTCCGGGGAGCTGCAGTGCCCGTCGCCCTCCCTCCGGGAGCTGCGGGCTCTCACCAGGGGGCACG GGGCCACGCGCACTGTGCGGCTGCAGCTGCTGTCCAAGGAGACTGGCGTGAAGTTCGCCGGGGTCGACTTCGTCTTCTACAACTGCAGCGTACTCCGGTC GTGCATGTCCTGCGTCGGCAGCCCGTACCCCTGCCACTGGTGTAAGTACCGCCACGTGTGCACCAGCCACCCCCAAGAGTGCTCCTTCCAGGAGGGCAGGGTCCACAGCCCTGAG GGTTGCCCTGAGATCCTGCCCGGCGGGGACCTCTTGATCCCAGTCGGCGTCATGCAGCCCCTTACCCTGCGGGCCAAGAACCTGCCGCAGCCGCAGTCAGGCCAGAAGAACTACGAGTGTGTAGTCCGGGTGCAGGGGCGGCAGCAACGGGTGCCGGCCGTGCGCTTCAATAGCAGCAGCGTGCAGTGCCAGAACGCGTCG TACTCCTACGAAGGCGACGAGTACGGTGACACCGAGCTGGACTTCTCCGTGGTCTGGGATGGCGATTTCGCCATCGACAAGCCTGCCACCTTCCGAG CTCTCCTGTACAAGTGCTGGGCACGGCGGCCCAGCTGCGGCCTCTGCCTCAAGGCTGACCCTCGCTTCAACTGCGGCTGGTGCGTCTCGGAGCACAGGTGCCAGCTGCGGGCCCACTGCCCGGCCCCCAAGACCAACTGGATGCACCCGAGCCAGAAGGGCGCCCGCTGCAGCCACCCTCGCATCGCCCAG ATCCACCCGCTCATGGGGCCCAAGGAGGGAGGCACTCGGGTCACCATCGTGGGTGAGAACCTGGGCCTCAGCTACCGGGACGTGGGCCTGCGGGTCGCAGGTGTGCGCTGCAACCCTATCCCCTCCGAGTACGTCAGCGCCGAGAG GATCGTGTGTGAGATGGGGGAGTCGCTGGTGCCCAGCCCACCGCCGGGGCCCGCGGAGCTCTGTGTGGGCGACTGTTCTGCTGACTTCCGCACACAGTCCGAACAGCTCTACAGTTTCGTG ACACCAGCGTTTGACCGCGTAAGTCCCGGTCGGGGCCCGGCTTCCGGGGGCACACGGCTCACCATCTCCGGGAGCTCTCTGGATGCCGGCAGCAGGGTCACAGTGACTGTGAGAGATGGCGAGTGCCAGTTCGTGAG GAGAGACGCCGAGACAATCGTGTGTATCTCACCCGTGTCCACCCTGGGCCCCAGCCAGGCCCCCATCACCCTGGCCATCGACCGTGCCAACATTTCTAGTCCCGGCGTCTTCTACACCTATACCCAGGACCCTACGGTCACACGCCTTGAGCCCACCTGGAGCATCATCAA TGGAAGCACTGCCATCACTGTGAGCGGGACCCACCTACTGACCGTCCAGGAGCCCCGGGTCCGGGCCAAGTACCGAGGCATCGAAACCACCAAC ACATGCCAGGTGATCAACGATACCGCCATGCTGTGTAAGGCCCCCGGCATCTTCCTGGGACGGCCCCAGCCACAGGCCCAGGGTGAACACCCTGATGAGTTTGGCTTCCTGCTGGATCATGTGCAGACGGCCCGCTCCCTCAACCGGTCCTCCTTCACCTACTACCCTGATCCCAGCTTCGAGCCACTGGGGCCCTCCGGTGTCCTGGATGTCAAGCCTGGCTCCCACGTAGTGTTGAAG GGCAAGAATCTGATCCCCGCAGCAGCTGGCAGCTCCCGCCTCAACTACACGGTGCTGATCGGGGGCCAGCCATGTGCGCTCACTGTCTCCGACACACAGCTCCTGTGCGACTCACCTAGCCAGACGGGCCGGCAGCCTGTCATG GTACTGGTAGGTGGCCTGGAGTTCTGGCTGGGTACCCTGCACATCACGGCCGAGCGGGCGCTGACTCTGCCGGCCATGGTGGGCCTGGCGGTGGGCGGCGGGCTCTTGCTGCTGGCCATCACCGCTGTGCTGGTCGCCTATAAGCGCAAGACTCAGGATGCAGACCGCACGCTCAAGCGGCTTCAGTTACAGATGGACAACTTGGAGTCCCGCGTGGCTCTGGAATGCAAGGAAG ccTTTGCTGAGCTGCAGACGGATATCAATGAGCTGACCAACCACATGGACGGGGTGCAGATCCCTTTCCTGGACTACCGGACCTATGCCGTTCGCGTGCTCTTCCCGGGCATTGAGGCCCATCCGGTGCTCAAGGAGCTGGAT ACTCCCCCCAACGTCGAGAAGGCCCTGCGCCTCTTTGGACAGCTGCTGCACAGCCGCGCCTTCGTGCTCACCTTCATCCACACGCTGGAGGCCCAGAGCAGCTTTTCCATGCGCGACCGTGGTACCGTGGCCTCGCTCACCATGGTGGTCCTGCACAGCCGCCTCGATTACGCCACGGGGCTGCTCAAGCAGCTGCTGGCGGACCTCATAGAGAAGAACCTGGAGAGCAAGAACCACCCCAAGCTGCTTCTGCGCAG GACCGAGTCAGTGGCTGAGAAGATGCTTACCAACTGGTTCACATTCCTGCTGCACAAGTTTCTGAAG GAGTGTGCCGGGGAGCCGCTGTTTCTGCTCTACTGCGCCATCAAGCAACAGATGGAGAAGGGCCCCATCGATGCCATCACGGGCGAGGCCCGCTACTCCCTGAGTGAAGACAAGCTCATCCGGCAGCAGATCGACTACAAAACGCTG ACCCTGCACTGCGTGTTCCCGGAGAGCGAGGGCAGCACTCAGGTCCCAGTGAAGGTTCTCAACTGCGACAGCGTCACCCAAGCCAAAGATAAGCTGCTGGACGCTGTGTACAAGGGCGTCCCATACTCGCAGCGCCCCAAAGCCGAAGACATGGACCTAG AATGGCGCCAGGGCCGTATGGCCCGAATCATCCTCCAGGATGAAGACGTCACCACGAAGATTGAGTGTGACTGGAAGAGGGTCAACTCATTGGCCCACTATCAG GTGACAGACGGCTCCTTGGTGGCACTGGTGCCCAAACAAGTGTGTGCCTATAACATGGCCAGCTCCTTTACCTTCACCCGCTCGCTCAGCCGCTACG AGAGCTTGCTGCGCACAGCCAGCAGCCCCGACAGCCTCCGTTCTCGGGCACCCATGATCACGCCTGACCAGGAGACTGGCACCAAGCTGTGGCACCTGGTGAAGAACCACGACCATGCTGACCACCGCGAGGGGGACCGCGGCAGCAAGATGGTCTCAGAGATCTACCTGACTCGACTCCTGGCCACCAAG GGCACGCTGCAGAAGTTTGTGGATGACCTCTTCGAGACCGTGTTCAGCACGGCTCACCGAGGTTCAGCCCTGCCCCTGGCCATCAAGTACATGTTCGACTTCCTGGATGAGCAGGCCGACCGGCGCCAGATCAGCGACCCTGACGTGCGCCACACCTGGAAGAGCAACTG CCTGCCCCTGCGCTTCTGGGTAAACGTGATCAAGAACCCCCAGTTTGTGTTCGACATCCACAAGAACAGCATCACGGACGCCTGCCTGTCAGTGGTGGCCCAGACTTTCATGGACTCCTGCTCCACGTCTGAACATCGCCTGGGCAAGGACTCGCCATCCAACAAGCTGCTCTACGCCAAGGACATCCCCAACTATAAGAGCTGGGTGGAGAG GTACTACCGGGACATTGCAAAGATGGCATCCATCAGCGACCAGGACATGGACGCCTACCTGGTGGAGCAGTCCCGTCTGCATGCCAGTGACTTCAACATCTTAAGCGCGCTCAGTGAACTCTATTTCTATGTCACCAAGTACCGCCAGGAG gtccTCACCGCTCTGGACCGAGACGCCTCCTGTCGGAAGCATAAGTTGCGGCAAAAACTGGAACAGATCATCAGCCTCGTGTCTGGCAACAGCTAA
- the PLXNA3 gene encoding plexin-A3 isoform X2, with the protein MQINGNFCGLVLNQPLGGLHVIEGLPLLADSSDGMASVAAYTYRRHSVVFIGTRTGSLKKVRVDGSQYAHLYETVPVVDGSPILRDLLFSPDHRHIYLLSEKQVSQLPVETCEQYMSCAACLGSGDPHCGWCVLQHRCCREGACPGASAPHGFAEELSKCVQVRVRPNNVSVTSPGVQLTVAVRNVPDLSVGVSCTFEEVAESEAVLLPSGELQCPSPSLRELRALTRGHGATRTVRLQLLSKETGVKFAGVDFVFYNCSVLRSCMSCVGSPYPCHWCKYRHVCTSHPQECSFQEGRVHSPEGCPEILPGGDLLIPVGVMQPLTLRAKNLPQPQSGQKNYECVVRVQGRQQRVPAVRFNSSSVQCQNASYSYEGDEYGDTELDFSVVWDGDFAIDKPATFRALLYKCWARRPSCGLCLKADPRFNCGWCVSEHRCQLRAHCPAPKTNWMHPSQKGARCSHPRIAQIHPLMGPKEGGTRVTIVGENLGLSYRDVGLRVAGVRCNPIPSEYVSAERIVCEMGESLVPSPPPGPAELCVGDCSADFRTQSEQLYSFVTPAFDRVSPGRGPASGGTRLTISGSSLDAGSRVTVTVRDGECQFVRRDAETIVCISPVSTLGPSQAPITLAIDRANISSPGVFYTYTQDPTVTRLEPTWSIINGSTAITVSGTHLLTVQEPRVRAKYRGIETTNTCQVINDTAMLCKAPGIFLGRPQPQAQGEHPDEFGFLLDHVQTARSLNRSSFTYYPDPSFEPLGPSGVLDVKPGSHVVLKGKNLIPAAAGSSRLNYTVLIGGQPCALTVSDTQLLCDSPSQTGRQPVMVLVGGLEFWLGTLHITAERALTLPAMVGLAVGGGLLLLAITAVLVAYKRKTQDADRTLKRLQLQMDNLESRVALECKEAFAELQTDINELTNHMDGVQIPFLDYRTYAVRVLFPGIEAHPVLKELDTPPNVEKALRLFGQLLHSRAFVLTFIHTLEAQSSFSMRDRGTVASLTMVVLHSRLDYATGLLKQLLADLIEKNLESKNHPKLLLRRTESVAEKMLTNWFTFLLHKFLKECAGEPLFLLYCAIKQQMEKGPIDAITGEARYSLSEDKLIRQQIDYKTLTLHCVFPESEGSTQVPVKVLNCDSVTQAKDKLLDAVYKGVPYSQRPKAEDMDLEWRQGRMARIILQDEDVTTKIECDWKRVNSLAHYQVTDGSLVALVPKQVCAYNMASSFTFTRSLSRYESLLRTASSPDSLRSRAPMITPDQETGTKLWHLVKNHDHADHREGDRGSKMVSEIYLTRLLATKGTLQKFVDDLFETVFSTAHRGSALPLAIKYMFDFLDEQADRRQISDPDVRHTWKSNCLPLRFWVNVIKNPQFVFDIHKNSITDACLSVVAQTFMDSCSTSEHRLGKDSPSNKLLYAKDIPNYKSWVERYYRDIAKMASISDQDMDAYLVEQSRLHASDFNILSALSELYFYVTKYRQEVLTALDRDASCRKHKLRQKLEQIISLVSGNS; encoded by the exons ATGCAGATAAACGGAAACTTCTGCGGGCTGGTGTTGAACCAGCCACTGGGTGGCCTACACGTGATCGAGGGGCTGCCCCTGCTGGCTGACAGCAGCGATGGTATGGCCAGCGTGGCCGCCTACACCTACCGCCGGCACTCTGTGGTCTTCATTGGCACTCGTACCGGCAGTCTGAAGAAG GTCCGGGTTGACGGCTCCCAGTATGCCCACCTGTACGAGACAGTGCCCGTGGTGGATGGCAGCCCCATCCTTCGAGACCTGCTCTTCAGCCCCGACCACCGGCACATCTACCTCCTGAGTGAGAAGCAG GTGAGCCAGCTCCCGGTGGAGACGTGCGAGCAGTACATGAGCTGCGCGGCCTGCCTCGGCTCGGGGGACCCGCACTGCGGTTGGTGTGTGTTGCAGCACAG ATGCTGCCGTGAAGGAGCCTGTCCGGGTGCTTCCGCCCCCCATGGCTTCGCCGAGGAGCTGAGCAAGTGTGTCCAGGTGCGGGTCCGGCCCAACAATGTTTCAGTGACGTCACCCGGGGTGCAG CTGACCGTGGCCGTGCGCAACGTGCCAGACCTCAGCGTCGGCGTGAGCTGTACCTTTGAGGAGGTGGCGGAGAGCGAGGCCGTCCTGCTGCCCTCCGGGGAGCTGCAGTGCCCGTCGCCCTCCCTCCGGGAGCTGCGGGCTCTCACCAGGGGGCACG GGGCCACGCGCACTGTGCGGCTGCAGCTGCTGTCCAAGGAGACTGGCGTGAAGTTCGCCGGGGTCGACTTCGTCTTCTACAACTGCAGCGTACTCCGGTC GTGCATGTCCTGCGTCGGCAGCCCGTACCCCTGCCACTGGTGTAAGTACCGCCACGTGTGCACCAGCCACCCCCAAGAGTGCTCCTTCCAGGAGGGCAGGGTCCACAGCCCTGAG GGTTGCCCTGAGATCCTGCCCGGCGGGGACCTCTTGATCCCAGTCGGCGTCATGCAGCCCCTTACCCTGCGGGCCAAGAACCTGCCGCAGCCGCAGTCAGGCCAGAAGAACTACGAGTGTGTAGTCCGGGTGCAGGGGCGGCAGCAACGGGTGCCGGCCGTGCGCTTCAATAGCAGCAGCGTGCAGTGCCAGAACGCGTCG TACTCCTACGAAGGCGACGAGTACGGTGACACCGAGCTGGACTTCTCCGTGGTCTGGGATGGCGATTTCGCCATCGACAAGCCTGCCACCTTCCGAG CTCTCCTGTACAAGTGCTGGGCACGGCGGCCCAGCTGCGGCCTCTGCCTCAAGGCTGACCCTCGCTTCAACTGCGGCTGGTGCGTCTCGGAGCACAGGTGCCAGCTGCGGGCCCACTGCCCGGCCCCCAAGACCAACTGGATGCACCCGAGCCAGAAGGGCGCCCGCTGCAGCCACCCTCGCATCGCCCAG ATCCACCCGCTCATGGGGCCCAAGGAGGGAGGCACTCGGGTCACCATCGTGGGTGAGAACCTGGGCCTCAGCTACCGGGACGTGGGCCTGCGGGTCGCAGGTGTGCGCTGCAACCCTATCCCCTCCGAGTACGTCAGCGCCGAGAG GATCGTGTGTGAGATGGGGGAGTCGCTGGTGCCCAGCCCACCGCCGGGGCCCGCGGAGCTCTGTGTGGGCGACTGTTCTGCTGACTTCCGCACACAGTCCGAACAGCTCTACAGTTTCGTG ACACCAGCGTTTGACCGCGTAAGTCCCGGTCGGGGCCCGGCTTCCGGGGGCACACGGCTCACCATCTCCGGGAGCTCTCTGGATGCCGGCAGCAGGGTCACAGTGACTGTGAGAGATGGCGAGTGCCAGTTCGTGAG GAGAGACGCCGAGACAATCGTGTGTATCTCACCCGTGTCCACCCTGGGCCCCAGCCAGGCCCCCATCACCCTGGCCATCGACCGTGCCAACATTTCTAGTCCCGGCGTCTTCTACACCTATACCCAGGACCCTACGGTCACACGCCTTGAGCCCACCTGGAGCATCATCAA TGGAAGCACTGCCATCACTGTGAGCGGGACCCACCTACTGACCGTCCAGGAGCCCCGGGTCCGGGCCAAGTACCGAGGCATCGAAACCACCAAC ACATGCCAGGTGATCAACGATACCGCCATGCTGTGTAAGGCCCCCGGCATCTTCCTGGGACGGCCCCAGCCACAGGCCCAGGGTGAACACCCTGATGAGTTTGGCTTCCTGCTGGATCATGTGCAGACGGCCCGCTCCCTCAACCGGTCCTCCTTCACCTACTACCCTGATCCCAGCTTCGAGCCACTGGGGCCCTCCGGTGTCCTGGATGTCAAGCCTGGCTCCCACGTAGTGTTGAAG GGCAAGAATCTGATCCCCGCAGCAGCTGGCAGCTCCCGCCTCAACTACACGGTGCTGATCGGGGGCCAGCCATGTGCGCTCACTGTCTCCGACACACAGCTCCTGTGCGACTCACCTAGCCAGACGGGCCGGCAGCCTGTCATG GTACTGGTAGGTGGCCTGGAGTTCTGGCTGGGTACCCTGCACATCACGGCCGAGCGGGCGCTGACTCTGCCGGCCATGGTGGGCCTGGCGGTGGGCGGCGGGCTCTTGCTGCTGGCCATCACCGCTGTGCTGGTCGCCTATAAGCGCAAGACTCAGGATGCAGACCGCACGCTCAAGCGGCTTCAGTTACAGATGGACAACTTGGAGTCCCGCGTGGCTCTGGAATGCAAGGAAG ccTTTGCTGAGCTGCAGACGGATATCAATGAGCTGACCAACCACATGGACGGGGTGCAGATCCCTTTCCTGGACTACCGGACCTATGCCGTTCGCGTGCTCTTCCCGGGCATTGAGGCCCATCCGGTGCTCAAGGAGCTGGAT ACTCCCCCCAACGTCGAGAAGGCCCTGCGCCTCTTTGGACAGCTGCTGCACAGCCGCGCCTTCGTGCTCACCTTCATCCACACGCTGGAGGCCCAGAGCAGCTTTTCCATGCGCGACCGTGGTACCGTGGCCTCGCTCACCATGGTGGTCCTGCACAGCCGCCTCGATTACGCCACGGGGCTGCTCAAGCAGCTGCTGGCGGACCTCATAGAGAAGAACCTGGAGAGCAAGAACCACCCCAAGCTGCTTCTGCGCAG GACCGAGTCAGTGGCTGAGAAGATGCTTACCAACTGGTTCACATTCCTGCTGCACAAGTTTCTGAAG GAGTGTGCCGGGGAGCCGCTGTTTCTGCTCTACTGCGCCATCAAGCAACAGATGGAGAAGGGCCCCATCGATGCCATCACGGGCGAGGCCCGCTACTCCCTGAGTGAAGACAAGCTCATCCGGCAGCAGATCGACTACAAAACGCTG ACCCTGCACTGCGTGTTCCCGGAGAGCGAGGGCAGCACTCAGGTCCCAGTGAAGGTTCTCAACTGCGACAGCGTCACCCAAGCCAAAGATAAGCTGCTGGACGCTGTGTACAAGGGCGTCCCATACTCGCAGCGCCCCAAAGCCGAAGACATGGACCTAG AATGGCGCCAGGGCCGTATGGCCCGAATCATCCTCCAGGATGAAGACGTCACCACGAAGATTGAGTGTGACTGGAAGAGGGTCAACTCATTGGCCCACTATCAG GTGACAGACGGCTCCTTGGTGGCACTGGTGCCCAAACAAGTGTGTGCCTATAACATGGCCAGCTCCTTTACCTTCACCCGCTCGCTCAGCCGCTACG AGAGCTTGCTGCGCACAGCCAGCAGCCCCGACAGCCTCCGTTCTCGGGCACCCATGATCACGCCTGACCAGGAGACTGGCACCAAGCTGTGGCACCTGGTGAAGAACCACGACCATGCTGACCACCGCGAGGGGGACCGCGGCAGCAAGATGGTCTCAGAGATCTACCTGACTCGACTCCTGGCCACCAAG GGCACGCTGCAGAAGTTTGTGGATGACCTCTTCGAGACCGTGTTCAGCACGGCTCACCGAGGTTCAGCCCTGCCCCTGGCCATCAAGTACATGTTCGACTTCCTGGATGAGCAGGCCGACCGGCGCCAGATCAGCGACCCTGACGTGCGCCACACCTGGAAGAGCAACTG CCTGCCCCTGCGCTTCTGGGTAAACGTGATCAAGAACCCCCAGTTTGTGTTCGACATCCACAAGAACAGCATCACGGACGCCTGCCTGTCAGTGGTGGCCCAGACTTTCATGGACTCCTGCTCCACGTCTGAACATCGCCTGGGCAAGGACTCGCCATCCAACAAGCTGCTCTACGCCAAGGACATCCCCAACTATAAGAGCTGGGTGGAGAG GTACTACCGGGACATTGCAAAGATGGCATCCATCAGCGACCAGGACATGGACGCCTACCTGGTGGAGCAGTCCCGTCTGCATGCCAGTGACTTCAACATCTTAAGCGCGCTCAGTGAACTCTATTTCTATGTCACCAAGTACCGCCAGGAG gtccTCACCGCTCTGGACCGAGACGCCTCCTGTCGGAAGCATAAGTTGCGGCAAAAACTGGAACAGATCATCAGCCTCGTGTCTGGCAACAGCTAA
- the LAGE3 gene encoding EKC/KEOPS complex subunit LAGE3 — translation MQAADADAGGRAGGADNSLEGQGQGGCGGLCSAGTEAAVAGAAPHVPRPQHAPGPGGDALSTTGRPETRIHIFALGVPFPSHLEAEIACASLAPDREPHGGIVEKQLTVTDSVLAIRWRAENSRLLRISIINFLDQLSLVIRTMQRFGPPVSR, via the exons ATGCAGGCGGCAGACGCAGACGCAGGCGGCCGGGCGGGCGGCGCCGACAACAGCCtggagggccagggccagggcggCTGTGGCGGCCTTTGCAGCGCAGGCACGGAGGCCGCGGTCGCCGGCGCAGCTCCGCATGTCCCGCGACCACAGCACGCCCCGGGGCCAGGCGGAGATGCCCTCTCCACGACCGGAAGGCCGGAAACCCGAATACACATATT CGCCCTCGGCGTGCCTTTCCCGTCCCACTTGGAGGCGGAGATCGCCTGTGCGTCCTTGGCCCCAGATCGTGAACCGCACGGAGGCATCGTGGAGAAGCAGCTCACCGTAACTGACAGCGTCCTGGCCAT cCGCTGGAGAGCTGAAAACTCTCGCCTCCTCCGAATTTCCATCATCAACTTTCTTGACCAGCTTTCCCTGGTGATTCGGACCATGCAGCGCTTCGGGCCCCCTGTTTCCCGCTAA
- the UBL4A gene encoding ubiquitin-like protein 4A: MQLTVKALQGRECSLQVSEDEPVSTLKHLVSEKLNVPVRQQRLLFKGKALADGKRLSDYSVGPNSKLNLVVKPLEKVLLEESAARRLAEAPPPPPPAWQLISKVLARHFSAADASRVLDQLQRDYERSLNRLTLDDIERLASRFLHPEVTEAMEKGFPK; the protein is encoded by the exons ATGCAGCTGACGGTGAAAGCGCTCCAGGGCCGTGAGTGCAGCCTGCAG GTGTCGGAGGACGAGCCGGTGTCCACGCTGAAACATCTGGTCTCCGAGAAGCTGAACGTCCCGGTGCGCCAGCAGCGGCTGCTGTTCAAGGGCAAGGCCCTGGCAG ATGGGAAAAGACTCTCCGATTACAGTGTTGGGCCCAATTCCAAGCTCAACCTAGTGGTCAAACCTCTGGAGAAGGTGTTACTGGAAGAAAGCGCTGCCCGGAGACTGGCCGAGGCCCCGCCGCCACCCCCACCAGCCTGGCAGCTGATCTCCAAAGTCTTGGCCCGCCACTTCAGCGCGGCAGATGCCAGCAGAGTCCTGGATCAACTACAGAGG GATTACGAGAGGTCCCTGAACCGCCTGACGCTGGATGACATCGAACGCTTGGCTAGCCGCTTTCTGCACCCCGAAGTAACTGAAGCCATGGAGAAGGGGTTCCCCAAATAA